In one Drosophila pseudoobscura strain MV-25-SWS-2005 chromosome X, UCI_Dpse_MV25, whole genome shotgun sequence genomic region, the following are encoded:
- the Rai1 gene encoding decapping nuclease DXO homolog yields the protein MAHARSNDVQRLHVDRRLHKLGRTYRHSFPKFSHPECIGFFSINSQQEFEDNSSGASYLWMPPKESFPLDLNAGYERVIRKIEKTGIDDLANLLKYIYNHQQLLTPTESKSLALRADFVACRGVLRLLMCMPYETRDDFCVRATRLNGTIYIAKIQTDQQREEKVSMTEHSAAMCSWGFKFEQYMSSPVPNTPPDTSLPVNEAVEFNAMFRCSLQGMRLLYGAEMDGIVSRNPVNFNDPEALKKLQFVEFKTGAFEAEARQQRSFNFWKSRAWWGQSFLVGIKTIMVGLRDGDGICHDIVQHDVAELARNKPWSPTAMLKFLEQFLKELKKLLEAINDPQTVVELEFLPHSDSVYYRVLTSPEDQIIPEWYRTLMKGGA from the exons ATGGCGCATGCACGCAGCAACGATGTGCAACGTCTTCATGTCGACAGGCGTCTGCACAAGCTGGGACGCACATACAGACATTCATTTCCCAAATTCAGTCATCCGGAATGCATTGGGTTCTTCAGCATCAACTCTCAACAGGAGTTTGAGGATAATTCGAGTGGTGCCAGCTACCTGTGGATGCCACCAAAAGAATCCTTTCCACTGGACCTAAACGCCGGATATGAGCGGGTCATACGCAAGATAGAAAAAACGGGAATTGACGATTTGGCAAACCTTTTGAAGTACATTTACAATCATCAGCAGCTGTTGACTCCGACCGAGTCAAAATCGCTCGCTTTGCGCGCAGATTTTGTCGCCTGTCGCGGCGTTCTGCGGCTGCTCATGTGTATGCCGTACGAGACGCGGGACGATTTTTGCGTGAGGGCCACCAGGCTTAATGGTACCATTTATATTGCCAAAATTCAGACCGATCAGCAACGGGAGGAAAAGGTTTCAATGACTGAGCACTCCGCAGCAATGTGCTCTTGGGGCTTCAAATTCGAGCAGTACATGTCGTCGCCAGTTCCCAATACTCCGCCCGACACAAGTCTCCCAGTGAATGAGGCCGTAGAGTTCAACGCAATGTTTCGCTGTTCGTTGCAGGGCATGCGTTTGCTCTATGGAGCCGAAATGGATGGCATCGTCAGCAGGAATCCTGT TAACTTCAATGATCCTGAAGCCCTCAAGAAACTGCAGTTTGTGGAGTTCAAGACGGGTGCCTTCGAGGCAGAGGCCAGGCAGCAGCGCTCATTCAATTTTTGGAAGTCTCGTGCCTGGTGGGGTCAGTCATTTCTAGTCGGCATCAAAACCATTATGGTTGGATTGCGCGATGGGGACGGTATATGCCATGACATTGTGCAGCACGATGTGGCAGAGTTGGCCCGCAACAAGCCCTGGAGTCCAACGGCCATGTTAAAATTCCTAGAGCAGTTTCTCAAGGAGCTGAAAAAACTCCTCGAGGCTATAAATGATCCACAGACAGTGGTCGAACTTGAATTCCTTCCCCACTCTGATAGCGTGTACTATCGAGTGCTCACTTCGCCGGAAGATCAAATAATACCCGAGTGGTATCGTACTCTGATGAAGGGTGGAGCCTAA
- the LOC4814502 gene encoding rab-like protein 3 — protein MANNRVRIVIVGDSGVGKTCLTHLIAHNESLTRPGWTVGCNIQVKIHQFKEGTARQSQYFVELFDIGGSLSHKNTRGVFYSGVHGIILVHDLTNGKSQEQLLDWLHEILNKEGKDTYKSRGSSMPPSPLANYSTDSSFHVRFDLEEFLGATQTPILVMGTKLDLIDEKRQPKTALKKAGGIADKCGAEEIWLNCRDTRSLAAGTTDAVKLSRFFDCVIEKRESIGCSGSHYYGSGSGSGPAGADRRRPPSTATQAAEYSLYGGSSIDAASVMPFLETNDLK, from the exons atggctAACAATCGTGTACGTATTGTTATTGTTGGCGATTCAg GGGTGGGAAAGACCTGCCTGACCCATCTGATTGCCCACAATGAGTCGTTGACACGCCCAGGCTGGACGGTGGGCTGCAACATCCAAGTGAAGATCCATCAGTTCAAGGAGGGCACAGCCCGGCAGAGCCAGTATTTCGTGGAGCTCTTCGATATTGGCGGTTCGCTGAGCCACAAGAATACACGCGGCGTCTTCTATTCTGGCGTGCATGGCATTATCTTGGTTCATGATCTGACGAATGGCAAGTCGCAAGAGCAGCTGCTCGACTGGCTGCACGAGATACTCAACAAGGAGGGCAAGGATACGTACAAGTCGCGTGGCAGTTCAATGCCGCCATCACCGTTGGCCAATTATTCCACAGACTCTTCCTTCCACGTCCGTTTCGACTTGGAGGAGTTCCTGGGCGCCACACAAACACCCATTCTGGTGATGGGTACCAAGCTCGATCTCATCGATGAGAAGCGTCAACCCAAGACGGCTCTGAAAAAAGCTGGTGGCATAG CTGACAAATGTGGAGCCGAAGAGATCTGGCTGAACTGCAGAGATACGCGAAGTCTGGCGGCCGGCACCACAGATGCCGTAAAGCTATCACGCTTCTTTGACTGTGTCATCGAGAAGCGTGAATCCATTGGCTGCTCTGGGTCACATTATTATGGATCTGGATCGGGATCTGGACCAGCAGGGGCAGACAGACGTCGGCCCCCCAGCACGGCCACGCAAGCGGCAGAGTATTCCCTGTATGGCGGCTCCTCCATCGATGCGGCCAGCGTTATGCCGTTCCTCGAGACCAATGACCTCaagtga
- the Larp7 gene encoding la-related protein 7 isoform X2 codes for MWTRTLLDVPLEIFLTFNKMKPLAEDVKQIAKALNNSQLLELDESALKVRRKTKLPDQRDVNDKTLYVEALPANASHDWLKEVFSRYGPVAYVSLPHYPGTKKIKEFAFIEFERSSALEKAVKAFAQVQGVLSLDTDPAVLASVRSFQQQQQQAKNVDASQEDANKRGRKRDLASCRAKEEDQHDIKRLKLEHQPSETSTAEETASESDQEASTAEEEENVAKDDQTAGEGEGAGDGEADEAKKRRRKRKKKAIIDKPNIDPTAVELKVLPKTSWCSLRNKYLNLQRRLVSEAKAKLWRESQQQQLDPNHPRKRTPMQATGGQQLSETKTNSTNASVGGGGEEGEPLSDADDGGGATEASVPVPPKRRKAVHKMNMNFYGAGGGETDDSRSAVRTEDPSQERTPLFKYEPGLIVECTLHEPCTNIKEFKADMRQYPDIKYVDIKEGDQAATLRMATPTAAEELVRQLSCAERQLKVLDGQAETQYWRKIEQDREAKLTKKVRVQQRRGREKVSKVLAKHTKFDDGDDDVGAVCEPSSGPPTEA; via the exons ATGTGGACCAGGACCCTT CTAGATGTTCCCCTGGAGATCTTTCTCACGTTCAACAAAATGAAGCCCCTCGCCGAGGATGTAAAGCAGATAGCCAAGGCATTAAACAACTCCCAGCTGCTGGAGTTGGATGAGAGCGCCCTGAAGGTACGCCGCAAGACCAAGCTGCCCGACCAGCGCGACGTCAATGACAAGACGCTGTATGTGGAGGCCCTGCCGGCAAATGCCAGCCACGATTGGCTGAAGGAAGTCTTCAGTCGCTATGGCCCTGTGGCCTATGTATCGCTGCCTCACTACCCAGGCACCAAGAAGATCAAGGAGTTTGCCTTCATCGAGTTCGAACGCAGCAGTGCCCTGGAGAAGGCGGTAAAAGCCTTTGCCCAGGTCCAGGGTGTCCTATCCCTTGACACAGACCCAGCCGTTTTGGCTAGCGTTCGCTCAtttcagcagcaacaacagcaggccAAAAATGTTGATGCATCGCAGGAGGATGCCAACAAGCGGGGTCGCAAGAGAGACCTTGCTTCGTGCAGGGCCAAGGAGGAAGATCAGCATGATATTAAGCGTCTCAAGCTGGAACACCAGCCTAGCGAGACATCCACTGCCGAAGAGACCGCAAGTGAATCGGACCAGGAGGCCTCaacggcggaggaggaggagaacgtCGCGAAAGATGATCAAACAGCTGGCGAGGGGGagggagctggagatggagaggctGACGAAGCAAAGAAGCGTCGCCGCAAGCGCAAGAAGAAGGCCATCATAGACAAGCCCAACATTGATCCCACCGCCGTAGAGCTGAAGGTCTTACCAAAGACTAGCTGGTGCAGTCTGCGCAACAAATACCTCAATCTGCAGCGTCGCCTGGTCAGCGAGGCGAAGGCCAAGTTGTGGCGcgagtcgcagcagcaacagttggaTCCCAATCATCCACGGAAGCGCACACCCATGCAGGCGACTGGCGGCCAGCAGTTATCGGAGACGAAGACTAACAGCACGAACGCGAGCGTTGGCGGTGGTGGTGAGGAGGGCGAGCCGCTCAGCGATGCCGATGATGGCGGTGGGGCGACGGAGGCCAGCGTGCCCGTGCCGCCAAAGCGTCGCAAGGCTGTCCACAAAATGAACATGAATTTCTATGGAGCCGGTGGCGGAGAGACGGATGACAGTCGCAGCGCCGTTCGCACCGAGGATCCCTCCCAGGAGCGCACACCGCTCTTCAAGTACGAGCCGGGGCTCATTGTCGAGTGCACGCTGCATGAGCCGTGCACCAACATCAAAGAGTTCAAGGCCGACATGCGCCAATATCCGGATATCAAGTATGTGGACATTAAAGAGGGCGATCAAGCGGCCACCTTGCGCATGGCTACACCTACCGCCGCCGAGGAGTTGGTGCGCCAGCTGAGCTGTGCCGAGAGACAACTGAAGGTGCTAGATGGCCAGGCCGAGACCCAGTACTGGCGCAAGATCGAACAGGATCGCGAAGCGAAGCTCACCAAGAAGGTGCGCGTACAGCAAAGGCGGGGACGCGAGAAGGTATCCAAAGTGCTGGCCAAGCACACAAAATTcgacgatggcgatgacgatgtGGGTGCCGTTTGCGAGCCATCCTCTGGCCCCCCTACAGAGGCATAG
- the amx gene encoding TM2 domain-containing protein almondex, whose protein sequence is MRPQRQCIVVNMRSAIALIVIFVLNGIKNSETASGGNQMDLSDAKGDHKDNSNASNNNNNDNEVFMPALGNMVSKTSSSSSASIDNITTYTSSSSNNNMLCPFDRETPCDRLQFPCIRCSYNYGCYYGREVNVTCEAITNVQCQGERTFQRQMSCRYCYQTELWQQSCLQRANCNKFYRTNCTVHQDVLCLGNRSFTRNLKCNWTQGYRWSTALLISLTLGGFGADRFYLGHWQEGIGKLFSFGGLGVWTIIDVLLISMHYLGPADGSLYI, encoded by the coding sequence ATGCGACCACAACGTCAATGCATTGTAGTGAATATGCGCTCCGCGATAGCGCTAATTGTTATATTCGTGCTAAACGGCATTAAGAACAGCGAGACAGCCAGCGGTGGCAACCAAATGGATCTATCCGATGCAAAGGGCGACCACAAGGACAACAGCAATgccagcaataataataacaacgacaacgaagTATTTATGCCGGCTCTGGGCAATATGGTATCCAAAACATCATCATCCTCCAGTGCATCCATCGATAACATAACCACctacaccagcagcagcagcaacaacaacatgctATGTCCTTTCGATAGAGAGACGCCCTGCGACCGTCTGCAGTTCCCCTGCATCCGATGCAGCTACAACTATGGCTGCTACTACGGACGCGAGGTGAACGTCACCTGCGAGGCCATCACCAATGTCCAGTGCCAGGGCGAGCGCACCTTTCAGCGTCAGATGAGCTGTCGCTACTGCTACCAGACGGAGCTCTGGCAGCAGAGCTGCCTGCAGCGCGCCAATTGCAACAAATTCTATCGCACCAATTGCACTGTCCACCAGGATGTCCTCTGTCTGGGCAATCGTTCGTTTACACGAAACCTAAAATGCAACTGGACGCAGGGCTATCGCTGGAGCACAGCTCTGTTGATAAGCCTCACCCTGGGCGGCTTTGGGGCCGATCGCTTCTATTTGGGCCACTGGCAGGAGGGAATTGGCAAGCTGTTTAGCTTCGGTGGTCTCGGCGTTTGGACCATCATCGATGTCCTGCTCATTTCGATGCACTATTTGGGACCGGCCGATGGTTCGCTCTACATTTAG
- the Larp7 gene encoding la-related protein 7 isoform X1, translating into MAAKVTASDKSEGQEPTSKAEKVPPHDQIEQDAKETDAESSEPAKRDAAASGRKRKRHLYNSIRSQMEFYFGDANLTKDRFLRRYVDQDPYVPLEIFLTFNKMKPLAEDVKQIAKALNNSQLLELDESALKVRRKTKLPDQRDVNDKTLYVEALPANASHDWLKEVFSRYGPVAYVSLPHYPGTKKIKEFAFIEFERSSALEKAVKAFAQVQGVLSLDTDPAVLASVRSFQQQQQQAKNVDASQEDANKRGRKRDLASCRAKEEDQHDIKRLKLEHQPSETSTAEETASESDQEASTAEEEENVAKDDQTAGEGEGAGDGEADEAKKRRRKRKKKAIIDKPNIDPTAVELKVLPKTSWCSLRNKYLNLQRRLVSEAKAKLWRESQQQQLDPNHPRKRTPMQATGGQQLSETKTNSTNASVGGGGEEGEPLSDADDGGGATEASVPVPPKRRKAVHKMNMNFYGAGGGETDDSRSAVRTEDPSQERTPLFKYEPGLIVECTLHEPCTNIKEFKADMRQYPDIKYVDIKEGDQAATLRMATPTAAEELVRQLSCAERQLKVLDGQAETQYWRKIEQDREAKLTKKVRVQQRRGREKVSKVLAKHTKFDDGDDDVGAVCEPSSGPPTEA; encoded by the exons atggcAGCCAAAGTCACAGCCAGTGATAAGAGCGAGGGCCAGGAGCCTACCTCCAAGGCAGAGAAAGTACCCCCCCACGACCAAATCGAACAGGATGCCAAGGAAACTGATGCAGAGTCAAGTGAGCCGGCCAAAAGAGATGCCGCCGCCAGTGGTCGCAAACGCAAACGGCATTTGTACAATTCGATTCGCAGCCAAATGGAGTTTTATTTTGGCGATGCGAATCTGACTAAAGATCGCTTCCTGCGGCGCTATGTGGACCAGGACCCTT ATGTTCCCCTGGAGATCTTTCTCACGTTCAACAAAATGAAGCCCCTCGCCGAGGATGTAAAGCAGATAGCCAAGGCATTAAACAACTCCCAGCTGCTGGAGTTGGATGAGAGCGCCCTGAAGGTACGCCGCAAGACCAAGCTGCCCGACCAGCGCGACGTCAATGACAAGACGCTGTATGTGGAGGCCCTGCCGGCAAATGCCAGCCACGATTGGCTGAAGGAAGTCTTCAGTCGCTATGGCCCTGTGGCCTATGTATCGCTGCCTCACTACCCAGGCACCAAGAAGATCAAGGAGTTTGCCTTCATCGAGTTCGAACGCAGCAGTGCCCTGGAGAAGGCGGTAAAAGCCTTTGCCCAGGTCCAGGGTGTCCTATCCCTTGACACAGACCCAGCCGTTTTGGCTAGCGTTCGCTCAtttcagcagcaacaacagcaggccAAAAATGTTGATGCATCGCAGGAGGATGCCAACAAGCGGGGTCGCAAGAGAGACCTTGCTTCGTGCAGGGCCAAGGAGGAAGATCAGCATGATATTAAGCGTCTCAAGCTGGAACACCAGCCTAGCGAGACATCCACTGCCGAAGAGACCGCAAGTGAATCGGACCAGGAGGCCTCaacggcggaggaggaggagaacgtCGCGAAAGATGATCAAACAGCTGGCGAGGGGGagggagctggagatggagaggctGACGAAGCAAAGAAGCGTCGCCGCAAGCGCAAGAAGAAGGCCATCATAGACAAGCCCAACATTGATCCCACCGCCGTAGAGCTGAAGGTCTTACCAAAGACTAGCTGGTGCAGTCTGCGCAACAAATACCTCAATCTGCAGCGTCGCCTGGTCAGCGAGGCGAAGGCCAAGTTGTGGCGcgagtcgcagcagcaacagttggaTCCCAATCATCCACGGAAGCGCACACCCATGCAGGCGACTGGCGGCCAGCAGTTATCGGAGACGAAGACTAACAGCACGAACGCGAGCGTTGGCGGTGGTGGTGAGGAGGGCGAGCCGCTCAGCGATGCCGATGATGGCGGTGGGGCGACGGAGGCCAGCGTGCCCGTGCCGCCAAAGCGTCGCAAGGCTGTCCACAAAATGAACATGAATTTCTATGGAGCCGGTGGCGGAGAGACGGATGACAGTCGCAGCGCCGTTCGCACCGAGGATCCCTCCCAGGAGCGCACACCGCTCTTCAAGTACGAGCCGGGGCTCATTGTCGAGTGCACGCTGCATGAGCCGTGCACCAACATCAAAGAGTTCAAGGCCGACATGCGCCAATATCCGGATATCAAGTATGTGGACATTAAAGAGGGCGATCAAGCGGCCACCTTGCGCATGGCTACACCTACCGCCGCCGAGGAGTTGGTGCGCCAGCTGAGCTGTGCCGAGAGACAACTGAAGGTGCTAGATGGCCAGGCCGAGACCCAGTACTGGCGCAAGATCGAACAGGATCGCGAAGCGAAGCTCACCAAGAAGGTGCGCGTACAGCAAAGGCGGGGACGCGAGAAGGTATCCAAAGTGCTGGCCAAGCACACAAAATTcgacgatggcgatgacgatgtGGGTGCCGTTTGCGAGCCATCCTCTGGCCCCCCTACAGAGGCATAG